One Rhodospirillales bacterium genomic window, CGAGTTCACCCTCGAGCCCAATATCCCGCATACGGAACGCGCTGGTCCGGAGGGCGTGAAATTCGTATTCGGCATTAAGCGCTAGTCATTGGAGCCGCCCGGCAGGCGGGCACGAACCGGGGAACTGTTCTGACTGGCCCCGATGGATCGGTCCAGTCGACCGGGGCTAATCGGCGTTCCGCGATCAGAATTCCGGATCAGCACCAGTCGACGCCCGGTCCACGAAGTCCATCCAACCCTCGCCGCGGAGGGTCTCGTTCGCCGGGAAACGCTCAGCGTGGGGTCGCTGGCGGACGCCCGGCCCCGCGCAGGAGATCCGGGACGCCGAGTTGCAACGCGGCCGCCCGGAGGTCATGCAGGGTGGTGTCGTTCAGTGGAATGCCGGCGTCCCGGTAGCTGGCGGCCGTCCGCGCCTCGAGGCCGCCAGGCGCGAACAGCGCCTCGATGCCCTCGGCGCGGCGCGACGTCAGGATTTGCTTGACAACCAGGTCCATACGGGACTTGAACCTGCCGACATCTTCGAAGAACGCGACGTTGATCGCTAGGTAGAACTGTCCATCGGCACCGGCAATGGCGCCATCCACCATGTTGCCCGATTCGGTCCCGTAGCCTGCACCTGAGAGCAGGCTCGACAGGATGCCCATGCATACGGCGAGCCCGAGGCCCTTGAAGGCGCCAATCGGCTGGATCAAGCCTTCAAGGGCAGCTGCGGGATCGGTGGTTGGCCGGCCCTCCCGGTCGAAGGCCCAGTCACCGGGGATGGGTTGACCTTTCTGCTGGTGGACCCTGATCTTGCCGTGAGCGGTCGCACCCAGCGCAATGTCGAGCACGACGGGTCCTTCCCCGCCCGATGGGATGCCGATGCCAATCGGATTGAGCCCAATGATCTTGTCGGTCCCACCCCAGGGAGCCATGGTGGGCAGGGCATTGGTCGTGGCGAAGCCGATCATGTCCTGATCAATGGCCATGCGGACATAGAAGTCCATGGTCCCGGCGTGGTTGCTTCCGCCCACGGCTGCGGCGGCCACCCCGGACGTGCGGGCGCACTCGATCGCCTGGCGCATCGCGAAGGCACCGCCGATCTGGCCCATGCTGTTGTCGCCATCCACGACGATGGCGCTGCCCGCCTGCCTGATGATCCGCGGCCGGCCCCGTGGGTTCACGCCGTCCCGGGTCAACTTCCGAACGTAATCCGGCACGCGCAGCACGCCGTGGGAGTGGATGCCCCGCAGGTCCGCCTGTACCAGGGAAGCCGCCAGCAACGCGGCGTCGTGCTCGGACATGCCGCAGGCGACGAAGATCGCCGCAGTCTGTTCCGCCAGGAGTCCATCGGCGATGCGCCGCTCACCTTCGGTGCCGGGGTATCGCGCCATCGCGTTCTCCCGCCAATTCAGCAATACGGCGAGAATACCGCCGCCACTACTGACGACATTCCGCCGGTCGCCGAGCGTCGGCACCATGGCTGGCGGGATGGCTGCGTCGCCCTCGGCTCTGCCGCCAGACACCCTCCCCAACGCCGAACCCGGCTGACGGCAGCCTGGAGGCCTGGGGTTTCGGCAACACGGGATCCCAACGGCCGCTGGCCGACGATTTCCCCACTGGCGTTGCTCCCCGGGGTCGGCACGCGGATTCGCTTCACCCTGATCGCGGGTGGCGTATCCTCCCCGCTTGCTGGCGGCGGCCTGCTGTAGCGAAACGGGCGCGTTCGGGCCATGCCGGCCTGGCCGCGTTGGGAAATACGCTCGGAGCAATGCGTCGCGGCCTTGGAGGAAGCAGGCGCAGGCAATGCACGTGTCGACAGGAACGTCTTGCAGTGGCAGCACGCGCACCGCGGAGGTGCACCGGGTGCCGCCGGAGTTCGGCGAGTTTGGCGGTCGACAGCCGAGCTCCTGCGCCCGCGGGAAGATATTGAACCCGACCGTTGCAGGCGGTTTCGGGCTCGTTCAGGTTGGCGACTGAATGCCCATCCGACTGACCTATGGCTCGCGGCAACAATTCCGTTGCCGCCATCACGACATAACAGTACTCGGTCGGGTTCTGAATGCTGCCTTCCCCGTCGAGGCGGCCGAGTTCGCTCTCAACGCCGGCTCTCCGCGCAACCTCTACGTCGAGCAGGAGGCCGACCGGAACATTGACTGGCTACACGGATACAAGCCGTCTCCGGCGGAGCTGCGCTGCCGGGACCAGGGAGAGTTCTGCATTGAAGTACCCTCCACGGACAGTGACTTGGCAACCGGCGAGAACGGACTCGCCATCACGGTTAGGGACGGCGCCGGGACACTCCACACATCGGAGATGACATTCACATGGTCGCCCGACCCCGTGCCCATGCCGCTGGACCTGCGGGATCTGACGCCCTTTCGGTCAGTCCAAGAGATTGGCCAGGTCATCAACGGTGCATTCGATCTGGATCCCGAGGCAAATTTGATCCGTTCCCGAGGGCCGGTGGCACCGGATGCCCTGCTGCTGCTGGGCTCCCAGCACAGTAACCAAGAGGCGACCTACCGGGTCCGCTTCACAGAAACCGCAGGCGCCAAATGGCTGGGATTATCCGATTTCTTTGCCGGGCTCACGGAGGGTGAGCCGCAACGAGGCATCAAGGTGGGCTGGTGCAGCGCGGGTATGGCGGCCCTTAGTCCGACGGACGGCGGCCGTTCGTTTTTGGCTTGGGGCGACCATTCGGGTGATCCACGAGAATGGGCCGTCGCCACCGATCCGGCAGCGCCGGTCGCGGTTGAGCGGGATTCTGCCTACCGGGTACGCCACCAGTCTTGTCATCACGGTGGCATCGGCCGAGTTCGCTATCGGATCTGGCCGGAAGGAAGCCCAGAGCCTGACGACTGGCTGTGCGTGGAAGAAGACCGACACGTCCCGCCAGAACTACCACGCAACCAGCAGGGCGCATTCGGATTATTTCAACACATGGGTCACCCCATCGAGTGGTCGGACATCCTCGTTCGGGCGCATGACCCCGCCCCCGGCGACCTGCCCGGTGCTAACCCGACCATCGCCCGGTTGCCGTTCCTGCGACGGGAGCGGCCCGGTGCTTTTTGAAGTATGGGCCCGCTTTCTGGCTTTCGGACTATCCGACACTCGAAGATAATCCGACAGTCCGAAGGGGCATGCCAGTGGTCGCGCTGGCCAAATCGGCACGCAGGCTCGGTGTCTGCCGAGGGGCCGGGCTTCCCTGGGCGGTGCGTGTCGGAACGCTGACGTCGGCACTGCCGAGTGCCAGACAGTGGTTGACCTGATTGCTTCGTTCGGTTCCCAACGGATCTACGGATGCCAGCAGGGGCACGCGCGGAATTTCTTCATGGTTGGAAGAAGCGAAGCACAGGTCCAGTGATACGGTGTCATCGGGGCACGGTGGTCCGGGAGCGACAGATCCACGCCGGAATCAGATGGAGTACGTTGAGGTGAAAACGACATGACCGTCGACCTCGCACCGTTCCGTGTCGATGTGCCGCAGGATGCGATCGCAGATCTACGCAAACGCTTGAGTCGCACGCGTTGGCCCGACCAAATCGACGGGTACGGATGGCAGCAGGGCGCGGAGCTCCATGCCGTTCAACGCTACGCGTCCTACTGGGCGAACGGGTACGACTGGCGGGCAGCGGAAGCTGATCTCAACCGGCTTTCCCACTTCACCGCACATGTGGCCGGGTTGCGACTGCATTTCGTGCACGAGCGTTCGCCCCATGCACGTGCCGTTCCACTCCTCATCCTGCACGGATGGCCGGGTTCATTCTTCGAGTTCCACAAGCTCATCGAGATGCTGACCCGCCCGGAACTGCACGGAGGCGATCCCGCAGACGCCTTTCACGTCATTGCCCCGTCTCTTCCGGGTTTCGCGTTCTCGGAACGACCGCACGAGCCTGGGATGCACCCGAGTGCGATCGCCGAAATCATGCACACGCTGATGCACGATGTGCTCAGCTACAAGCGCTACGCCGCGCAGGGCGGCGACTGGGGTGCGCTCGTCGCTTCAGGGATAGCGTTGCGGTATCCCAAGTCGGTCGTGGGGTTGCACCTGAACATGCAGGGCTACCGGGCGAAGACCGGTGGCGATGCCCGGCCCCTCGACGACGAGGAGAAGAAGTGGCTGGGCGATGCGCGCGCGATGTTTGCCGAGGACATGGCCTACTTCGCGATCCAGGGCACGCGCCCGACGTCGCTCGGCTACGGCTTGCACGATTCACCGGCCGGGCTCCTCGGCTGGTTCCTGGAAAAGTTCACCGCCTGGACCGATTGCGACGGGGTGCTAGAGAACGCGGTCACACGCGACGAGTTCCTGACGAACCTGATGCTCTATTGGGCGACGGGAAGCATCGCCTCCGCCGCGCGCATTTACTACGAGCACTTGCACACCGGCGACCGCGCGATACTCCCGGCTGGCCAACGGGTCGAGGTCCCGACTGCCATGGCGGTATTTCCCCGGGAGCTTCTGATCGGACCGCGCCAGTGGGTGGATCGGGCGTACAACATCGTCCGCTGGACGGAGATGCCGAGGGGCGGGCACTTTGCGGCGCTCGAGCAGCCGGAGCTTCTCGCCGCGGACATCCGGGCATTCTTCAGTGGCCGGTTCTCGTAGGCTCCTTCCGGAATTGGCGCCGCCCGTCCCTGACGGGACACTTCACCCGCGTAGGGCGTGACACGGATCTTGGAAGTGAGTTTGGGTGAGGGGGCGGCGGCTCCAAGCTGTCCGTCGCCCGCAGACGCTGTTGGCGGACATTGAAGGAATATCGTCAACACTTGGAAATCGATTCGCGCTGGCGGGTGGCAGTCCATTGTGGCGAGGCAAGCGCGCGCCTAGGATTTCGCCGCTGTTGACGGTTGCGGGTGACCCGCCATGAACCAGATTTCGCCTCCAGGGACGGCACCGACCAGGGCCGAGCACGCCAAGCGCACGACGACCTATCTTCGCGCCGGGGAGGAACGCGCCCGCGGGCTTGCCAATCGCGGACCGATCCGGTTCGGCGCCGACGGCAGCCTGCATCCCGACATCCTGAAGGCTTACTGGAAGCACGGTTTCTACGTGTTCCGAAGCGTGGTGGGCGAAGCGGAGCTGGAGGAGCTTCGACGCGACGCTGACATGATGATCGAGCGCGCGCCCATGCGTCCGGGCGCCGATCTCGACAGGCACGGCCGCCCGGCCCTCGGGCGGGACTATGCCCGCGAGCCCTACACGCTGGTGAAGCCGCTCTCCGACCCCTGGGGCGGCACGGACCAGCTCAACGGCCGGCATCCGCACCAAATGGTCCAGCCGCAGCCCGACGCCGATGCGCCGGAATATGTGGTCTTCCTGATGTACGGCATGTGCCAGGCGATGCCGTCGGCGCTCCGGGTGTATGGCCATCCGCACCTCTTGACCGTGGCGGAAGCGATCAACGGGACGGACTTCGTCCCCTACAACGACGCGATCTTCGTCAAGCAAGCAGGCGTCGGCGGCTCCGTCGCATGGCACCAGGACGGCGTCACCCACTGGGAATCGTCCGATTGGGACGAGGGCATCCACGGCTTCAACTTCCAACTGCAGCTGTATCCGACGACGCCCGCCAATTGCCTCTGGGTCGTGCCAGGCACCCACAAGCAAGGACGGATCAACATCAGGCGGCGGGTCGCGGAGAACGGCGGCGATGAAAAACTGCCGGACGCCGTGCCGCTCGTCTGCGAGCCCGGCGACGTCACGATCGTCAATCGTCAAATGTTGCACGGCTCTTTCGCGAACAGCTCGCCCGACAAGCGCATCTCGATCACCATGGGCTTCCACCGCCGCCGGTCGGTTCTGGGCCAGCGGGGCAAGCTCAAGATGGGTGCCGATCAGGTCTACGACGAGCAGCGCATCTTCGACCGCTCAGCCGTGATCCAGGTCGCCATCGACGCGCGGCGGCAGCGCTTTCCCGAAGAAACGCCTTTCCGCTACCGCCCCTTTGCGGGGCAGGAGGACCGGTTCCGCTACAACGACGAGACCTACGAGCGGGTCCTCCGGGACTACAACACGAAGGACCTGGCGATCTGACGCCCGCGCGCGGAAGCGCGGACAAGCAGGCACGAGCATCGCCGCAATGTGCGACTTCCTCTGTCGTGGCGCCCAGGGAACCCCATGAAGGCGAGCAATCGAACGCGCACGGGCTCGCAGGGCCAGTTGTGTCGATGCATCAGCCCGCAAGTTGGGCTTGAGCACCAAGCCTATCTGGCTTAGGGAACCGCAAGCGATTGGAACTAAGTCTGTCTGCCAACGCATGGAGGCCCCGTTGCTGCCCGCCGACGCAACCATACGGCGAGCGCCGTGACGTCGTCAGTCTCGTGCCCCGGGGTTTCGGTTTCAGAACTTCCGGTGAGATTTCGCGCCGTAGCTGCAGTCAACCGCCTTGGTTCCGCCGGCATGGGCCCCGCGATCGTCTTAGCGAGAGCGCATGTGGTGCACACCGCGTCGATGATTTCGCCCAACCGCTGAACCCCAATTGACGGAGCACCGGCGCTGCAGTTCTTCGAAGCCTGCACCACGTTCTTCGACGAAGCGAGCTCTGCCGCCCGCTCTCGAGTATGAACCACGGCAAGCGCAATAAGGCCTCACCCGAGCTGGTCGAATAGACTTGGCTTGAGGTCGCTGCTCGCTGACATGCGACTGGCCCACATGACAATCCGCACACCCACGAGCGAATTGGTGAACCCACGATGAGACAAATTCTCGCAGCGCTTGCCGCAACCGCAACGCTCGCGGCGGGGCACGTGAATGCCGACACGCTGGCCCCCGCCCCGCAGATCATCGCCGAGTACGACCGCAGCTTCATCGAGCGCTTCGGCGCCCAGACGTTTGGCGAGATGCTCGACACGGGCATCATCCGCTATTTCTTCACCGGCGGGCGCGACCTGCTCATCCTGGTCAACGGGCGGCCCTACGCAACGACCGCGGCCAGCCTAGACACCCTCCCGCTCTCGGCGGTCGAGCGCATCGAGGTGCTGCGGGCCGAGAGCCTGGGGATACACGGCGGCCATGCCGCGGTACGTGGCGCATTCAACCTCGTGCTGCGGAACGATCTGGACGGCTTCGACGTGCGCGCCGTCACCCGGATGCCGAGTCGCGACGGCGGCGCCGCGCGCCAGGGCGGCGTCGTATGGGGAGGCGCGATCGGTGATGGCGGACACTTGACCGTCGGCGTCGACATCCTCGACCGCCAGGAGATTGCCGGCAGGACCCGCGAGCACAGCCGCTCCGAGTGGACGGAGGGCGGAAGCTTCGCGGACGCGAAGAACGTGAGCATCGGCGGCAACACCGTCTACATCTACAACCGAAACACAGAGGAACTGAGATCCATCTCGCTCGGCATGTGCGACCAGGCGCTTGGCTACACCGGCCCGCTCAGCAACCCTTCGGGGATTGAATCGGGTGACAAGGGCTGCGGGTTTGCCTACGGCAATCTTTGGTGGGACAGCCCGAGCTACGACCAGAGGAACGCGATCCTGAACCTCAACCACCCGATTGGAGAGCGTGCCGAGCTCCACGCGGACGCCAACGTCACGCACGGACGCGGGGCGTTCCGTTACGCACCATCGATCGATGTTTTCTCCGTCGCCCCAAGCGAGAAACTGCTCGACGCGATCAATGAATCGGCACGCCAGGCCGACCCGGCGTTCGAGGCGACGAGCGAGAACATTTTCTCGGTCGGGCACCGTTTCATCGGCCACGGCAACCGAGATTGGAATTGGGACACCAAGGCGTACGACGCCTCGGCGAGCATCAGGGGCCGGCTCACCGAAAGCCTCGGTTACGACGCCCGCGTCGAAGCCTCCAAGTACGACGGCTCGCTGTCGGGCGACACCTTCGTGGACGCCGAAACCATCAGGCACGAGATCGCGGCCGGAAGATACGACCTGACGAATCCGCTGTCGGTGAAACCGGACCACCTGGAAGCGATCGAGAGGAGCAGCCTGCGCGAGGAGGAGGACACGGGCTCGAGGTATCTGGGCGCGCGTCTCGCGCTCAAGGGCGCTGGGCCGAGCGTCGGCGGGCGCACCGCGGCATGGACCGCGGGGGTCGAACTTGGCAGCGCGGAAGCGCACCGACTGCTGGCGTTCCGGGCTAGCGATGGCCGGACCCGCGACGTGAACGGGGTGCTCGGGTCGGGCGGCACCAGCTACGCCGGCGAGCGCGATGCGGCGGCAGCCTTCGCCGAGGTGTCCCTGCCGCTCGCCGACGCCGTGGACGTGAGAGCCGCAGCACGGGCCGACGAGTTGGATGACGTCGGCGGGCTGCGCGCGTGGCGCCTCGGAGCCGAGTACCGCCCGAGCGACATCATCACACTGCGCGGCTCGTGGAGCGCTGGCGAGGGGGCACCCTCCATGTACCACCTGCACAGCACCGCGGCGCAGGACCACCCCTATGTCCGTTGCATTCCGGAGAGCGGGCCGCCGCCGCGCACGTGCGACACGGCGAACTACCGGCAGGTGACGCGCCGCACGACCGGCAACCCCGAACTCAAGCCGTCGGGATCGGAGAGGCACTCCATTGGCGCGGAAGCCCGAAAAGGTCCGTTCTACCTCGTCGTCGACTGGTACCGACTCACGGCTTCGGATCTGGCTGGGCAACACGATGCGACTTGGGCAATGCTGAATCGCCCCGAATGCCCGCCGGGCGGCGGCAGCAACTGCATCGAGCGCGCAGCCGGAGACATCTCCATCCACGACAGTTTCGCCAACATCGTCAGTAACGAGATTTCGGGAATCAACACCCGGTTCGGGGCGGGCACAGAAACCGGCTGGGGCTTCATCGCCGTGCGCGGGTTCTGGCGTTACGTCACCGACAGCGAGGAGCACATCGCCGGCGAAGAGCAGCGGTTACCGCTCCCGCGCAATGCGGTGCGTATCGTGACCTCGGCTGGACGCGGAGGACTTACGGTTTCCTGGGCCTTGAACTACCGCGACGAGATTGAGAGTCAGTTGGGCGACGGACAGTTCAGTTCCTGGACTGGCCACGATGTGACGCTCGACTGGAAGAAGCCGCTGGGGCTCGAAAACATGCGGCTAACCACAGGTGTGTACAACGTCACCGACACGAAGCTCTCTACGAACACCGCGCATCCCTCCGCGACCGACGGGCCGCGTGCGGCCGGCTGGGGACGCACCTTCTTTGCAACCCTCAACACGCGCTTCTGAGGTCGTGCACGAAGGACAAATGCATCGCGTGTATCGACCAAGCGTCGAGTGCACACACTGCCGCCATGCGGGGCCGTGTCGTGTCGCTGCCGGAGACATGGGCGTTGAATGGGGTCGGGCCGGACTTCCGGATCGTCAATCACTGCCTCGGCGAGATTGACCACCAACTGCTTCGTCCCGGGCATGCGCTCGCGATGAACCTGACCCAAGTGTCCGGTCCCGGTTGAGCGCCTGCGCGTTGACGGTCTCTAGGTCGGACGCCGCGGGGGGCACCGCGAACGCGAATCTTGTTGTCAATCAACCGCTGTTTGCATTGGAACCGACCGCATTGCCGCTTGCCACTTCCGGATGTGACGTGGCGTCGCGTTGATCCGCAACGGGCGGTTGTGCCGCTGGCCAAGGGCTTGGACGCGTTGTTGTCCAGCGCGGCCCCTGGGGCGGGCTTCGGCGCGACGAGGCGGCAATGACGCTGGAAACCGACGCCTTCCTGGACGATTCTGGAGACCGCACGCTGCCGACAATCATTGCGGCGCGGTCCCAGCCGGCGCGACCGCCGGAACGACAGTTGGCCCTGCGCGGTCCGGCACCGCAACCGGAAACGCGTCCCTACGGGCCGGGAACCAGCCATGAGCAACGACCAACTCTCCTACCTCTCGGCAACTGAAGCCGCCGCTCTCGTCCGCGACGGCTCGCTGTCGCCGGTCGAACTCGTGATGAACGCGCTCGAGCGCATCGAGGAGGTCAACCCGACGCTCAACTGCTTCTGCTTCACGTATCCGTCGGATGCCATCGAGCAGGCGCGCGCGGCGGAACGAGCGCTCGCGGCGGGCGATCAGGTGGGCCCGTTGCACGGGGTGCCCATCGCCATCAAGGACCTCACTCCCACCAAGGGCAAGACGACCACCTTCGGCTCCCACGCCTACAGGGACTGGGTGCCCGATTTCGACGCGCTGGTCGTGCAGAATCTGTGTGCGGCCGGTGCCATCATGGTGGGCAAGACAACGACGCCCGAGTTCGCATTCTCCAGCCTTACCGACAGCCCGCTGTGGGGGATCACCCGCAACCCGTGGAACCCGGACCACACGCCGGGCGGGTCGTCGGGCGGCTCTGCCGCCGCCGTGGTGGCGGGCTGCGTGCCGCTTGCGGAAGGCTCGGACGCCGGCGGCTCGGTGCGGATCCCCGCCTCGCACAGCGGCTGCGTGGGAATGAAGCCGAGCTCGGGCCGGATCCCCTTCGAGTTCCTGCCGACCCAGTTCGACTACATGTGCTGCCACGGCCCCCTCTCACGCACCGTGGCGGACGCAGCGCTGTTCCTGAAGCTGTGCCAGGGGCCGGATGAGCGCGACCTCAACTCGCTCGCGCCGGCGCTGGCAATTGACGTGCCGCCGCCGAGCGACGTGCGCGGCCTGCGACTCGCGCTCTCGACCGACCTCGGCTACTACCGGGTCGACCCGGACGTAGCGGCAAACACCCGCGCCGCCGCCGCCGCCCTCGCGCAGGCGGGCGCAGAGGTTGAGCCCGTCGAGCTCGGCTGGAGCAGGGCTTTCAACGACGCGTGGCTGGCCTACTGGAGTGTGTTCCAGGCCACGCATTTCGGCCAGCACCTAGAGCGCTGGCAGGACCTGATGCACCCCTCCGTAGTCGCGGCAATGGAGGAGGCCCGGGCGATGAGCGCGGTCGAACTCATGAAGACGGAGACGATCTACACCGATGCCTGGAACGCGCTGCGGCCGATCCTCGAGCGCTGTGACGCGCTGCTCTGCCCGACGGAATCAATCCCGGCGCCCCCAGTCGACTACGACGAGCTCGGCTCCATGGGTGACACCGACGACGGCCGGCACATGGGCATGGACATGACCATGCAGTTCAACGCGCTCAAGCTGCCTGCGCTCTCCGTTCCCTCAGGCTTCTCGTCTCAGGGGCTGCCCACGGGCCTGCAGATCGTCGGCCGCCGCTTCGACGATGTGACGGTGCTCCGCATCGGCGCCGCGCTGGAGGAGGCCTGCCCCTGGCGCCAGCACCGACCGAGCCTGTGACGGACGACCCGCATGGGACCAATCCGAGAACGGGCGTGTGCAGGGAACCGAACACCATCCGTGCCACGGGAGCACTGGGAAATCTGGCCAGACATCTTGGCAACGCGAGCCAAGCCTGCAAGATGTTAGGCCAGTCGCGTGCGCCCAAGTGATTCGGTGCTGCTGTCGCAATCCTGCCCAACTGCCATCACGGTGAACCCGATCGAATGACGAACGGAACTGAAACCCTCATCCGGCTCCTGAGCACCGTCGGCCTCGGATCGTGGGTGGTGCAAGTGTTCGTGGTGGTCCTTGCGACTGCCCTGCTCGCGTTCGCCTCGAGCCGCCTGGTGGCACGGTTGCATCCAACGCTCAAGCGCACTCCCAGCGTGTGGGATGAGAGCCTCGTCGAAGCGATCGGCCCGCCCTTGCGCGTGTTCCTCTGGGTCGCAGGCATCGCGTTCGCGATCGAAATCATCCAGAACGAGGTCGGGGCCACCATTTTCGAAGCAGTCGACCCGATCCGGGACGTGGGCCTCATCGCCGCGGTCGCATGGTTCCCGGTACGGTTCATTCGTATCGCTGAAGTCAATTTCATTGCAGATCGGGAAGTCAAGGGCGAAGAGGTCGACCGGGCCACCCTCGATGCAATCGTCAAGTTGCTCCGGCTCTCCGTGATGATCACCGCCTTCCTGGTGGCTTTGCAGACCCTCGGGTTCAGCATCTCCGGCGTGCTTGCCTTCGGCGGCATCGGCGGAATCGCGGTTGGTTTCGCGGCAAAGGACCTGCTCGCGAACTTCTTCGGCGGGCTGATGATCTACCTTGACCGTCCCTTCGCGATCGGAGACTGGATTCGCTCGCCTGACCGCCAGATCGAAGGCACCGTGGAACGGATTGGATGGCGCCTGACGGTGATCCGTGGTTTCGACACCCGGCCGCTGTACATCCCCAATAGCGCGTTCGCCAACATCGCAGTGGAAAATCCCTCCCGCATGCGGAACCGCCGCATCTACGAAACCATCGGCATCCGCTATGACGATGTCACAAGGATGGGAGCCATCGTGGCCGACGTCGAGGCAATGCTGCGCACGCACGCCGATATCGACGCCGACAAGTTCCTGATGGTCAACTTCGACGCCTTCGCCCCGTCCTCGCTCGACTTCTTCATCTATTGCTACACGCGCACGACCGACTGGGCGCAGTACCATCAAGTAAAGCAGGACGTGTTGCTGCGCATCGCCGAGGTCATCGCCCGCCACGGCGCGGAAATCGCGTTCCCGACGTCCACCGTGCACCTTGCCGGGGACACCCTTCAGGCAGGCGAGAGTGCGGCGGGCTCCCGCAGCCGGGAAGAGCCACCCCCCGACGCTGGCTGATGCGCCGGTTGCTCTAGTTGAACGCCATTGACCGCGTTCTGCAATCCGTTCAGCACGCTCCACGATCGGTCCGTCCCCCTCCTTGCCCGGAAACAAGGAGACCCCTGGATTCGTTCGCCACAGCACCCAGCCTGTCGGGGAGAATCACCGCGATCGGTTTCGCGACGCTCGCCGCCTGCTGACCGCCTGGCATGGGTTCTGCCGAAGGCATCTGACAGAACGCGAATTCCCTCGCGTCGAGCATGAGACCGCCGCCGTGGCCGCGTGGGGGTGTTTCTTCACAATCGATACGAGGTTGGCCTTTGGCCGTTCGACATCGTTTTCTTTGTGCCGGCCACGGTGGGAAGGCCTCCAGGTCACCGAGAGCTCTGTTGGGAGCTATATGTTGGACTATGATTCTCGTGCACCAGCCCTGTTCGCCGACTTGCAAATAAGCTCAAGATCCAGAACAGCCAGCCCTCCGCCATCACGGGCATTAGCCATCTGTGGCCCAGTTGCGACCAATGACTGATTCGGCACCAATCGTCACGATTTTCGGCGCGGCCGGGTTCGTCGGGCGCGCGGTGGTCCGATGCTTTGCCAGAGCCGGTTGGCGGGTGCGGGCTGGCACCCGCAGACCTCAGCAAGCCAAATTCCTCCGGACACTCGGCGAGTTGGGCCAAGT contains:
- a CDS encoding Ldh family oxidoreductase is translated as MSGGRAEGDAAIPPAMVPTLGDRRNVVSSGGGILAVLLNWRENAMARYPGTEGERRIADGLLAEQTAAIFVACGMSEHDAALLAASLVQADLRGIHSHGVLRVPDYVRKLTRDGVNPRGRPRIIRQAGSAIVVDGDNSMGQIGGAFAMRQAIECARTSGVAAAAVGGSNHAGTMDFYVRMAIDQDMIGFATTNALPTMAPWGGTDKIIGLNPIGIGIPSGGEGPVVLDIALGATAHGKIRVHQQKGQPIPGDWAFDREGRPTTDPAAALEGLIQPIGAFKGLGLAVCMGILSSLLSGAGYGTESGNMVDGAIAGADGQFYLAINVAFFEDVGRFKSRMDLVVKQILTSRRAEGIEALFAPGGLEARTAASYRDAGIPLNDTTLHDLRAAALQLGVPDLLRGAGRPPATPR
- a CDS encoding epoxide hydrolase; this translates as MTVDLAPFRVDVPQDAIADLRKRLSRTRWPDQIDGYGWQQGAELHAVQRYASYWANGYDWRAAEADLNRLSHFTAHVAGLRLHFVHERSPHARAVPLLILHGWPGSFFEFHKLIEMLTRPELHGGDPADAFHVIAPSLPGFAFSERPHEPGMHPSAIAEIMHTLMHDVLSYKRYAAQGGDWGALVASGIALRYPKSVVGLHLNMQGYRAKTGGDARPLDDEEKKWLGDARAMFAEDMAYFAIQGTRPTSLGYGLHDSPAGLLGWFLEKFTAWTDCDGVLENAVTRDEFLTNLMLYWATGSIASAARIYYEHLHTGDRAILPAGQRVEVPTAMAVFPRELLIGPRQWVDRAYNIVRWTEMPRGGHFAALEQPELLAADIRAFFSGRFS
- a CDS encoding phytanoyl-CoA dioxygenase family protein, which codes for MNQISPPGTAPTRAEHAKRTTTYLRAGEERARGLANRGPIRFGADGSLHPDILKAYWKHGFYVFRSVVGEAELEELRRDADMMIERAPMRPGADLDRHGRPALGRDYAREPYTLVKPLSDPWGGTDQLNGRHPHQMVQPQPDADAPEYVVFLMYGMCQAMPSALRVYGHPHLLTVAEAINGTDFVPYNDAIFVKQAGVGGSVAWHQDGVTHWESSDWDEGIHGFNFQLQLYPTTPANCLWVVPGTHKQGRINIRRRVAENGGDEKLPDAVPLVCEPGDVTIVNRQMLHGSFANSSPDKRISITMGFHRRRSVLGQRGKLKMGADQVYDEQRIFDRSAVIQVAIDARRQRFPEETPFRYRPFAGQEDRFRYNDETYERVLRDYNTKDLAI
- a CDS encoding TonB-dependent receptor, with amino-acid sequence MRQILAALAATATLAAGHVNADTLAPAPQIIAEYDRSFIERFGAQTFGEMLDTGIIRYFFTGGRDLLILVNGRPYATTAASLDTLPLSAVERIEVLRAESLGIHGGHAAVRGAFNLVLRNDLDGFDVRAVTRMPSRDGGAARQGGVVWGGAIGDGGHLTVGVDILDRQEIAGRTREHSRSEWTEGGSFADAKNVSIGGNTVYIYNRNTEELRSISLGMCDQALGYTGPLSNPSGIESGDKGCGFAYGNLWWDSPSYDQRNAILNLNHPIGERAELHADANVTHGRGAFRYAPSIDVFSVAPSEKLLDAINESARQADPAFEATSENIFSVGHRFIGHGNRDWNWDTKAYDASASIRGRLTESLGYDARVEASKYDGSLSGDTFVDAETIRHEIAAGRYDLTNPLSVKPDHLEAIERSSLREEEDTGSRYLGARLALKGAGPSVGGRTAAWTAGVELGSAEAHRLLAFRASDGRTRDVNGVLGSGGTSYAGERDAAAAFAEVSLPLADAVDVRAAARADELDDVGGLRAWRLGAEYRPSDIITLRGSWSAGEGAPSMYHLHSTAAQDHPYVRCIPESGPPPRTCDTANYRQVTRRTTGNPELKPSGSERHSIGAEARKGPFYLVVDWYRLTASDLAGQHDATWAMLNRPECPPGGGSNCIERAAGDISIHDSFANIVSNEISGINTRFGAGTETGWGFIAVRGFWRYVTDSEEHIAGEEQRLPLPRNAVRIVTSAGRGGLTVSWALNYRDEIESQLGDGQFSSWTGHDVTLDWKKPLGLENMRLTTGVYNVTDTKLSTNTAHPSATDGPRAAGWGRTFFATLNTRF
- a CDS encoding amidase, producing MSNDQLSYLSATEAAALVRDGSLSPVELVMNALERIEEVNPTLNCFCFTYPSDAIEQARAAERALAAGDQVGPLHGVPIAIKDLTPTKGKTTTFGSHAYRDWVPDFDALVVQNLCAAGAIMVGKTTTPEFAFSSLTDSPLWGITRNPWNPDHTPGGSSGGSAAAVVAGCVPLAEGSDAGGSVRIPASHSGCVGMKPSSGRIPFEFLPTQFDYMCCHGPLSRTVADAALFLKLCQGPDERDLNSLAPALAIDVPPPSDVRGLRLALSTDLGYYRVDPDVAANTRAAAAALAQAGAEVEPVELGWSRAFNDAWLAYWSVFQATHFGQHLERWQDLMHPSVVAAMEEARAMSAVELMKTETIYTDAWNALRPILERCDALLCPTESIPAPPVDYDELGSMGDTDDGRHMGMDMTMQFNALKLPALSVPSGFSSQGLPTGLQIVGRRFDDVTVLRIGAALEEACPWRQHRPSL